From a region of the uncultured Desulfovibrio sp. genome:
- a CDS encoding NlpC/P60 family N-terminal domain-containing protein, which translates to MKSRLHLPLLIACFALLTACGGKIIPTRDGDMPTWMGTLEDLRRYPQNLDVYAKAAGEDKLLVSPAEQANQAARFMRITFGPWEMTKTSIRKRDVAVLFNKARGYKIGDVRWTQSEWDAMSANAALGSYPSRSQAAITVRNANLRELPTNEARFSEPTPNPKANPFDYFQYSLLPVGTPVLIAHTSRDGRWHYVECPVAGGWVADEDLAPVSAEFRYMYRNSTFAALVRDRVNLVTPAGSILANIGALLPMRGGYSSPADAGSGGQAAIELLVPIRGADGMAQLAPVSLTTADAVPWPLRMTPGNVAKVGNFMIGQPYGWGGMFGDRDCSALTRELFTPFGIWLPRNSVAQARTGAVNMLEGMTTAEKEEQILRNGVPFLSLVGMRGHIMLYVGKYNGRPAIFHNVWGVRTVEGSDTDGRFVIGRAVVTSITPGAELKNLYRTTTFADRLRTLSTPADTLQ; encoded by the coding sequence ATGAAATCTCGTCTTCACCTTCCCCTGCTTATCGCCTGTTTTGCCTTGTTGACCGCATGCGGCGGCAAGATTATTCCCACGCGCGATGGCGACATGCCCACGTGGATGGGAACCCTGGAAGACCTCCGGCGCTATCCGCAGAATCTGGATGTGTACGCCAAGGCTGCCGGAGAAGACAAACTGCTTGTTTCTCCTGCCGAGCAGGCCAATCAGGCGGCCAGGTTTATGCGCATAACCTTTGGCCCGTGGGAAATGACCAAGACCTCCATCCGCAAGCGTGATGTGGCCGTGCTGTTCAACAAGGCACGCGGCTACAAAATTGGCGATGTGCGCTGGACGCAGTCGGAATGGGATGCCATGAGCGCCAACGCGGCTCTGGGTTCCTACCCCTCGCGCAGCCAGGCAGCCATAACCGTGCGCAACGCGAACCTGCGCGAACTGCCTACCAATGAGGCGCGTTTTTCCGAGCCCACGCCAAATCCCAAGGCCAATCCCTTTGATTATTTTCAGTATTCCCTGCTACCCGTGGGCACACCGGTACTTATCGCGCACACAAGCCGTGATGGTCGCTGGCACTATGTGGAATGCCCCGTGGCGGGCGGCTGGGTGGCGGACGAAGATCTGGCCCCTGTCAGCGCAGAATTCAGATACATGTACCGCAACAGCACATTTGCGGCTCTGGTGCGCGACCGGGTGAACCTTGTCACGCCAGCAGGTTCCATACTAGCCAACATCGGTGCATTGCTGCCCATGCGTGGCGGATACTCTTCGCCTGCGGACGCCGGTTCCGGCGGTCAGGCCGCAATCGAACTGCTTGTGCCCATACGCGGTGCGGACGGCATGGCCCAACTGGCCCCGGTGTCGCTTACCACAGCAGACGCCGTTCCGTGGCCCCTGCGCATGACCCCTGGCAATGTGGCCAAGGTGGGCAATTTCATGATCGGCCAGCCTTACGGATGGGGCGGCATGTTCGGCGACAGGGATTGCTCTGCCCTCACGCGCGAACTGTTCACGCCCTTTGGCATCTGGCTGCCGCGCAACTCTGTGGCGCAAGCGCGCACAGGCGCGGTCAACATGCTTGAAGGCATGACGACGGCGGAAAAAGAAGAACAGATTCTGCGCAACGGCGTTCCCTTCCTCAGCCTTGTGGGCATGCGCGGGCATATCATGTTGTATGTGGGCAAGTATAATGGCCGCCCCGCCATTTTCCACAATGTATGGGGCGTGCGTACAGTTGAGGGCAGCGACACTGATGGCCGCTTTGTTATCGGCAGGGCCGTTGTCACCTCCATCACCCCCGGCGCTGAGCTGAAAAACCTTTACCGTACAACGACGTTTGCCGACAGGCTCCGCACGTTGAGCACCCCGGCGGATACCCTTCAGTGA
- a CDS encoding dephospho-CoA kinase, whose translation MTELRHTTTAGDTGQRLDRVLHQVAPEMSRAALQKAVQAGHCQVDGLPETRVNAKMRAGQTITLRLPETSTTLQAEEGHLELLWQDEHMVVCNKPAGLTVHPCPSCPEQTLVQRLLGRFPQLGRIEGQRPGIVHRLDKDTSGILLVALTEQDRLALSEAFAQRKIHKEYLAVVSGRPPAAGECREPIGRHPTAKVKMAVVAESRGGRAAHTEWKTLWTAPDKRFSLLAVRIHTGRTHQIRVHMTHLGHPLLGDRLYAPKAVQALAPRQMLHAWRISFIHPATGNLMNFACPPPDDMLMAALQGCRRMRRVVVTGNPGSGKSAFSQCLADMAVPVFSADATVAALYAPRGEAAQWIGQIGGSALLTPAGAVDKTALLEAMRTNPVLRREVENMVHSLTHKALEAFWIQQESLGVPLAVAEVPLYFETGWQNSFSPEPHVVGVRCAIPLRAQRVEANRGWSQDKLETIEGWQWTQDRKMAACNTVVDNEGSLESLCAQAQEFLTSMRTQDQKDEQALALHLARLWQ comes from the coding sequence GTGACAGAACTGCGCCATACAACAACAGCCGGGGATACGGGCCAGCGACTGGATCGCGTACTGCATCAGGTTGCCCCCGAGATGTCGCGGGCAGCGTTGCAAAAAGCTGTTCAGGCCGGGCACTGTCAGGTGGACGGTCTGCCGGAAACCCGCGTAAATGCTAAAATGCGGGCCGGGCAGACAATCACGTTGCGCCTGCCGGAGACCTCCACGACCTTGCAGGCGGAGGAAGGACACCTCGAGCTGCTCTGGCAGGACGAGCACATGGTGGTGTGCAACAAGCCTGCGGGCCTTACGGTGCACCCCTGCCCTTCCTGCCCGGAGCAGACCCTGGTGCAGCGCCTGCTGGGGCGTTTTCCGCAACTGGGCAGAATCGAAGGCCAGCGTCCCGGCATAGTGCACCGGCTGGACAAGGACACGAGCGGCATCCTGCTGGTGGCCCTGACAGAACAGGATCGCCTCGCACTCAGCGAGGCCTTTGCCCAGAGGAAAATACACAAGGAATATCTGGCTGTTGTGAGCGGCAGGCCGCCCGCAGCGGGTGAATGTCGCGAACCTATTGGCCGCCACCCCACAGCCAAGGTCAAGATGGCTGTTGTGGCAGAATCGCGCGGCGGGCGCGCAGCCCATACGGAATGGAAAACCCTGTGGACAGCTCCGGACAAGCGCTTCTCCTTGCTTGCCGTGCGCATCCATACCGGGCGCACGCATCAGATACGCGTGCACATGACCCACCTTGGGCATCCCCTGCTTGGCGACAGGCTTTATGCGCCCAAAGCCGTGCAGGCCCTCGCCCCGCGCCAGATGCTGCACGCATGGCGCATCAGCTTTATCCACCCGGCCACGGGTAATCTTATGAATTTTGCCTGCCCTCCGCCGGACGACATGCTCATGGCAGCACTTCAGGGCTGCCGCCGCATGCGCCGCGTGGTGGTAACGGGCAATCCCGGCAGCGGCAAATCTGCCTTTTCCCAATGCCTGGCCGATATGGCCGTGCCTGTGTTCAGCGCCGATGCAACGGTTGCCGCCCTGTACGCCCCCCGAGGGGAGGCTGCGCAATGGATCGGGCAGATCGGCGGTAGCGCCCTGCTTACTCCAGCAGGTGCCGTGGATAAAACCGCACTGCTTGAGGCCATGCGCACCAACCCCGTGCTGCGCCGCGAGGTGGAAAACATGGTGCACAGCCTGACGCACAAGGCGCTGGAAGCATTCTGGATACAGCAGGAATCTCTGGGCGTGCCGCTGGCCGTGGCCGAGGTGCCCCTGTATTTTGAAACAGGCTGGCAAAACAGCTTTTCACCTGAACCGCACGTTGTCGGGGTGCGCTGCGCCATTCCCCTGCGCGCACAGCGCGTAGAGGCTAATCGCGGCTGGTCGCAAGACAAACTGGAAACTATTGAAGGCTGGCAATGGACGCAAGACCGCAAAATGGCCGCCTGCAACACCGTTGTGGATAACGAGGGTTCGCTGGAATCTTTATGCGCCCAGGCCCAGGAATTTTTGACAAGCATGCGCACTCAGGATCAGAAGGATGAACAGGCCCTTGCGCTGCACCTCGCGAGGCTGTGGCAGTAA